The Acidobacteriota bacterium region GCCATCACGATGGGCAATGTGCACCTGTGGGACAAGAACGGGAACGAGACGATCGTCGACAAGACCTGGGGTTTCAAGATGGATGAGAACGGGAAACTGCGGATCATTCTCCATCACTCATCGTTGCCGTATAAGCCGGCAAAATAAAACGGTTCAAAATCCGAACTTGGAAGTTCACGGGCAAAGCGGATTCGTTTTGCCTGTGATTTTTTTTGAACTTGTCGATAGATGTTAAACTTGAAAAATGAAAAGAATTCAGCCAACTGGGATGCCTGAACCGAAAGGACACTATTCGCCGGGCATCGAACATAATGGACTGGTTTTCGTTTCGGGTCAGCTTCCGATCGACCATTCGACGGGACGTGTCGAAACCGGCGCGATCGAAGATCAAACCGAACTGGCGCTGAGAAATGTGGAGACGGTCCTGAAGGCTGCCGCAAGTGATCTCGCTCACGTGCTTCAGATGACGATCTATGTTTCGGATATGGAACTCTGGGACGGCGTGAACGAGGCCTACAAGCGCGTGATGGGCGAACACAAACCGGCACGGGCGATCGTTCCGGTCAAGGATCTTCATTTCGATACGAAGATCGAGATTCAGGCGATCGGGGCGAAGATCGATTAACCATTTATGGATTTCCAGATCCTGATCTCGAATCTGACGAACCCGACGCTGCTGTTTTTTGTACTCGGAATCTTCGCGGTGATGCTCAAGAGCGACCTTGAGATTCCGGAATCGTCGAGCAAGTTCATCGCGCTCTATCTGCTCTTTGCAATCGGATTCAAAGGCGGCCAGGAATTGGCGCACAGCGATTTCACGGCTGAGATCGTTTATTCGCTGTTGTTCGGTGTAGCGATCGCGTCCTTGATACCGCTTTATGTGTTTTTCGTTCTGAAACGAAAACTGACCGTCAGCGATGCCGGAGCGGTAGCGGCGGCCTATGGTTCGGTCAGCGCCGTCACATTCGTCGCTGCGGCGTCGTTTCTTGAGGCGCAAAAGCTGACCTTCGGCGGTCATATGGTGGCGGTGATGGCGCTGATGGAATCGCCGGCGATCATCGTCGGAGTTCTTCTTTTGATGTATTTCGAGAAGGGCGATGAAACGCAGGGATCGTTCAAGAACGTGATCGGCCATTCATTTACGAACGGCAGTGTTTTGATGGTCCTCGGAAGTTTATTGATCGGTTTGATCGCGGATACGAAGCAGGCGGAAGGGATCAAGCCGTTCACGACCGATATTTTCAAGGGATTTTTGGCGATCTTCCTGCTCGATATGGGAATGGTCACGGCAAGGCGGTTCGGCACGTTTCGAAAATATGGGTTGATCGCGACGCTTATCGCAATCGTTCTTCCGGCGCTGAACGGCAGCATCGTCGCATTTGCGAGCAAGTTGGTCACGGCCGATGCGGGAAACCGCTTCATTTTCGCGATCCTGGCGGCGAGCGCATCGTATATCGCGGTTCCGGCGGCGATGCGTTTGGCGGCGCCGAAATCGGATCCGGGACTTTATGTTCCGATGGCGCTTGGCGTCACGTTTCCTTTTAATATCACGATCGGAATGCCTTTGTATTTTGCGATCGTGAGTGCGACTTAGAAGGTCTTGAGATAAGCAGAATGAACTACTTCTTTCCGCCAATTTTGATCGTTGTAGGATTGGTAATTTATCAGGTTTCGCAAAAATCCGCGGATCAAACGGCGAATCCATTTGTTGTCATCATTCTCGCGTATCTTTTCGGGATAGTTGCCTGCGTAGCCGGTTTTTTCCTGTTTCCGAGACCTTATGATTCGGGTTTAATGCCGATGTTGAAAAGTGTTGGCTGGACCGCGTTCGGTATCGGCCTCGGCGCGGCGATCATCGAAATCGGCTTTTTGCTGGCATATCGCGCCGGATGGAATGTCGGAATACTGCCGCTTTCGGTGACGGCGATTTCGACCATTATTTTGCTTTTGATCGGGCTCTTTGTTTTTCGCGAGAGTATGTCGATCGAAAAGATCATCGGCGTTCTGCTTTGTTTTGCGGGCTTGGCGATGATCACTTTAAGAAGATGAGTTTAACGATCTATCAGGTTGATGCATTTGCGAAGGACGTTTTCAAAGGAAATCCGGCTGCGATTTGTCCGCTTAAAGAGTGGTTGCCCAAAGAGACGATGCAGGCGATCGCCTACGAGAACAACCTTTCGGAGACCGCATTTTTTGTCCGAAACGGTGATGCTTTCGAGATCCGTTGGTTCACGCCGACGTTTGAGATCGATCTATGCGGGCACGCGACGCTCGCAAGCGCGTATGTGATCTTTGAAATTCTTCAGTCGGAGAACGAGATCATCAGGTTCCGATCGCATTTGAGCGGCGATCTTTTTGTCGAAAAGCAGGGCGGATTGTTCGTGCTCGATTTTCCTTCTCGGCCGCCGGCACCCGCGGAGGCGCTCCCGGGACTGATCGAGGCAATCGGCAAAAAACCAAAAGAGATTCTTCGCGGTCGGGATTTCTTTCTCGTTTATGAATCGGAGTCGGACGTCCGCGCGATCGCACCGAATTTTACGAGGCTTCTCGACGTCCCGACGCACGGCGTGATCGTCACCGCGCCGGGCGACGATTGCGACTTCGTTTCGCGTTTTTTCGCGCCGGAGGTCGGCGTTTTCGAGGATCCGGTAACGGGTTCGGCGCATTGCAACCTGATTCCGTTTTGGGCCGAAAGACTTGGAAAGCAAGTTCTGTTCGCCCGGCAGGTATCGGAACGCGGCGGCGAACTGTTTTGTGAGATTCACGGGGACCGCGTCAAGATCGGGGGCTATGCGTCGCTTTATTTGAAAGGTGAGATATATGTCTAGGATTGCTGGATTAAGTGCCGCGGTTTTCGTGTTTTTGGTCGCCACGATCTGGTTTGCGTTCCCGACCGATGCGTTCGACAAATCGAAGAAGAAGGCGATCGAGACTGTCGATGCGCCGAAAGCGATCGGACCATACTCGCAGGCGATCGTCGCCGGCGATCTGATCTTTGTTTCCGGCCAAATCGGTCTCGATCCGAAAACCGGAACGATTGTCGAAGGCGGCGTCGAAGCCGAGACCGAACAGGTATTAAAGAACCTGGAAGCGGTGTTGAAAGCGTCAAACAGTGATTTTGACAGCGTCGTCAAATCGACGATCTTTCTCGCTGACATAGGCGATTTCGCGAAGGTCAACGAGATCTACGCGCGGAAATTCAAAGCGCCGTTCCCGGCCCGCGCCACCGTTCAGGCGGCGAAACTGCCGCGCGATGCGAAGATCGAGATCGAGTTGACGGCATTGGTGAAAAAATGAAAGACGGGATTTGTCCGAAATGCGCCGCGAACGAGGTTCATCTCTACCA contains the following coding sequences:
- a CDS encoding RidA family protein — encoded protein: MSRIAGLSAAVFVFLVATIWFAFPTDAFDKSKKKAIETVDAPKAIGPYSQAIVAGDLIFVSGQIGLDPKTGTIVEGGVEAETEQVLKNLEAVLKASNSDFDSVVKSTIFLADIGDFAKVNEIYARKFKAPFPARATVQAAKLPRDAKIEIELTALVKK
- a CDS encoding PhzF family phenazine biosynthesis protein; this translates as MSLTIYQVDAFAKDVFKGNPAAICPLKEWLPKETMQAIAYENNLSETAFFVRNGDAFEIRWFTPTFEIDLCGHATLASAYVIFEILQSENEIIRFRSHLSGDLFVEKQGGLFVLDFPSRPPAPAEALPGLIEAIGKKPKEILRGRDFFLVYESESDVRAIAPNFTRLLDVPTHGVIVTAPGDDCDFVSRFFAPEVGVFEDPVTGSAHCNLIPFWAERLGKQVLFARQVSERGGELFCEIHGDRVKIGGYASLYLKGEIYV
- a CDS encoding RidA family protein, translated to MKRIQPTGMPEPKGHYSPGIEHNGLVFVSGQLPIDHSTGRVETGAIEDQTELALRNVETVLKAAASDLAHVLQMTIYVSDMELWDGVNEAYKRVMGEHKPARAIVPVKDLHFDTKIEIQAIGAKID
- a CDS encoding sodium-dependent bicarbonate transport family permease: MDFQILISNLTNPTLLFFVLGIFAVMLKSDLEIPESSSKFIALYLLFAIGFKGGQELAHSDFTAEIVYSLLFGVAIASLIPLYVFFVLKRKLTVSDAGAVAAAYGSVSAVTFVAAASFLEAQKLTFGGHMVAVMALMESPAIIVGVLLLMYFEKGDETQGSFKNVIGHSFTNGSVLMVLGSLLIGLIADTKQAEGIKPFTTDIFKGFLAIFLLDMGMVTARRFGTFRKYGLIATLIAIVLPALNGSIVAFASKLVTADAGNRFIFAILAASASYIAVPAAMRLAAPKSDPGLYVPMALGVTFPFNITIGMPLYFAIVSAT